In one Thermodesulfobium acidiphilum genomic region, the following are encoded:
- a CDS encoding metallophosphoesterase family protein, with protein MKVIAISDVHTPQYLWMLKKKLETLDNDIDLIIGAGDLIYKGASLAINSLTSTIVEKFNKFVPFFTCFGNEEYFNTEPKLKQLKYPIYLDTDFIKLGKPEWTFFFTRGILAQPTTWQKKHMKDAEGIYERKLSEIRSIIENLKKQTDRIVYISHYAPTYRTLEGENQESLELLGSNKVEKLLLEFDIPLAIHGHSHHSTKPIVSIGKSTIINAAIMVNKAIPTIILKDGVSIEHIS; from the coding sequence ATGAAAGTAATTGCAATAAGCGACGTTCATACTCCTCAATATTTATGGATGTTAAAGAAAAAATTAGAAACCTTAGATAACGATATTGACCTCATAATTGGAGCAGGAGATTTAATATACAAGGGGGCAAGTTTAGCAATTAACAGTTTAACTTCTACAATAGTTGAAAAGTTCAATAAATTTGTGCCCTTTTTTACGTGCTTCGGAAATGAAGAGTATTTCAACACAGAACCTAAATTAAAGCAACTTAAATATCCTATTTATTTAGATACAGACTTTATCAAACTAGGGAAACCTGAATGGACATTTTTCTTTACAAGAGGTATTTTAGCACAACCAACTACCTGGCAAAAAAAGCATATGAAAGATGCAGAAGGAATATATGAAAGAAAGCTAAGTGAAATACGTTCTATAATTGAGAATCTAAAAAAGCAAACAGACAGAATAGTTTATATAAGTCACTATGCTCCTACATATAGAACCCTGGAAGGAGAAAACCAAGAAAGCTTAGAACTATTAGGAAGCAACAAGGTTGAAAAACTTTTATTAGAATTTGATATCCCACTTGCAATACATGGGCACTCTCATCACTCAACCAAACCTATTGTAAGTATTGGAAAATCAACTATAATAAACGCTGCTATAATGGTTAATAAAGCTATCCCGACTATAATTTTAAAGGACGGTGTGAGTATTGAACATATTAGCTAA
- a CDS encoding energy transducer TonB yields MNRRLSLSFVFSIVFHLLLFGTVFLVGATNVIKSEPIFIMSLNSLQENQKAVNKKSSKDNSSKTLEKNVTEPNLQKVSNSTQAVNINNLVTSQISAVDISRQVNTGFSNNEKMDRGIKDGSPRESNNKIYSKTFDSSDGPKFIKRVIPEYPLREKRLGIEGKVVLELLIDENGRLISVRVLNSTNDDFAQAAINAVKQSTFRAAIENGAFVKSRAILPIRFVLED; encoded by the coding sequence TTGAACAGAAGACTTTCTCTTAGTTTTGTTTTTTCCATAGTATTTCACTTATTACTCTTTGGCACTGTTTTTCTAGTGGGAGCTACTAACGTTATAAAGAGTGAACCGATATTTATTATGAGTCTAAATTCTCTTCAAGAAAATCAAAAAGCTGTAAATAAAAAAAGTAGTAAAGATAATAGCAGCAAAACTTTAGAGAAAAATGTAACCGAGCCAAATCTTCAAAAGGTTTCTAATAGTACACAAGCTGTAAATATAAATAATTTAGTTACCTCTCAAATTTCGGCTGTAGATATTTCACGTCAAGTTAACACTGGCTTTTCAAACAATGAAAAAATGGATAGAGGGATTAAGGATGGCTCTCCAAGAGAAAGCAACAATAAGATATATTCGAAAACATTTGATTCATCAGATGGTCCAAAATTTATAAAGAGGGTAATTCCTGAATATCCCCTAAGAGAAAAAAGACTGGGAATCGAAGGTAAAGTAGTATTAGAGTTATTAATTGACGAAAATGGTCGACTTATAAGTGTTAGGGTGCTAAATAGCACAAATGATGATTTTGCTCAGGCTGCAATAAATGCTGTAAAACAATCAACTTTTAGGGCGGCTATAGAAAACGGAGCATTTGTTAAATCAAGGGCAATTTTACCTATTAGATTTGTGTTAGAAGATTAG
- a CDS encoding MotA/TolQ/ExbB proton channel family protein, with amino-acid sequence MAKLILNLAMVGGDPVLVLLIILSVISVAFIFEKIFFMRKIEKELFSYTPSDLRSILNKRLGFFATVGSNAPFIGLFGTVLGIMKAFHDLAISQDFGVRVVMNGIAEALSSTALGLFVAVPCVIAYNYFVRKARDLSYAYEEHINNAQPKS; translated from the coding sequence ATGGCAAAGTTAATATTAAATCTTGCAATGGTAGGTGGGGATCCTGTTTTAGTGCTCTTAATAATTTTAAGCGTTATATCTGTTGCTTTTATTTTCGAAAAAATATTTTTTATGCGAAAAATTGAAAAGGAACTCTTTAGTTATACTCCTTCTGATCTAAGATCGATTCTTAACAAAAGGCTTGGTTTTTTTGCAACTGTTGGCAGTAATGCACCTTTTATCGGTCTATTTGGCACAGTTCTTGGAATTATGAAGGCATTTCACGATCTTGCCATTTCGCAAGATTTTGGAGTAAGAGTGGTGATGAATGGCATTGCAGAGGCGCTTAGCTCTACTGCACTGGGGCTATTTGTTGCTGTGCCATGTGTAATTGCATACAACTATTTTGTTAGAAAAGCAAGAGATTTGAGCTATGCATATGAGGAGCATATAAATAATGCACAACCCAAATCATGA
- the hemL gene encoding glutamate-1-semialdehyde 2,1-aminomutase has protein sequence MFFKKSKELYDEARKYIPGGVNSPVRALKAVGCNPAFIKSGKKAYLFDEDSNKYIDYVCSWGPLIFGHANKKIIKSVEEALYHGFTYGAPTKVEVELAKLITKCVPSIEKVRLVSSGTEATMTAIRLARAYTKRDKIIKFKGCYHGHADSFLVQMGSGGLTFSIPTSPGVLEDVAKNTLLANYNNKEDVKNIFNTFKDQISAVIVEPVAGNMGIVKPEDGFLNFLAEITRENGSLLIFDEVITGFRLGLAGAQGIYNIKPDITTLGKIIGGGFPLAAFGGKAQIMDLLSPEGPVYQAGTLSGNPIACTAGITTIKMLLEDPPYDKLEKITKYLTEGMKDIFKKYSIDIYISQCSSMFTPFFCSGKVTDLDSAIKSNTQMYSKFFQGLLNKGVYPPASQFEAWFVSTAHSQKDIDATLETIENVAKNF, from the coding sequence TTGTTTTTTAAAAAATCAAAAGAACTTTATGACGAGGCAAGAAAGTATATACCTGGTGGAGTAAACTCACCAGTCAGGGCTTTAAAAGCTGTGGGCTGTAATCCTGCTTTTATAAAAAGTGGCAAAAAAGCTTATTTATTTGACGAGGATTCAAACAAATATATAGACTATGTTTGCTCCTGGGGCCCACTTATCTTTGGTCATGCAAATAAGAAAATTATAAAATCTGTTGAAGAAGCTTTGTATCACGGCTTTACTTACGGTGCTCCTACAAAAGTTGAAGTTGAGTTAGCTAAATTGATAACAAAGTGTGTCCCTAGCATAGAAAAAGTAAGATTGGTATCCTCAGGCACAGAAGCTACAATGACTGCTATCAGGTTAGCAAGGGCTTATACAAAAAGAGATAAGATAATTAAATTCAAAGGTTGTTACCACGGTCACGCTGATAGCTTCCTTGTTCAGATGGGATCAGGAGGCCTTACTTTCTCTATTCCTACTTCACCAGGTGTCCTTGAAGATGTAGCAAAAAATACCCTGCTAGCAAACTACAACAATAAAGAAGATGTAAAAAACATTTTTAACACCTTTAAGGACCAAATCAGTGCAGTAATAGTAGAACCAGTAGCAGGAAATATGGGCATAGTAAAGCCAGAAGATGGCTTTCTTAACTTTTTAGCCGAAATTACGCGCGAAAATGGATCACTTTTAATATTTGATGAAGTTATTACAGGCTTTAGATTAGGGCTTGCTGGCGCTCAGGGAATTTATAACATTAAACCCGATATCACTACGTTGGGGAAAATAATTGGAGGAGGTTTTCCACTTGCCGCATTTGGTGGAAAAGCTCAAATAATGGATTTGCTCTCACCCGAAGGTCCAGTTTATCAAGCTGGCACATTATCTGGTAATCCAATAGCCTGTACAGCTGGGATAACAACTATAAAGATGTTACTTGAAGATCCCCCATATGATAAACTTGAAAAAATTACCAAATATCTTACAGAAGGAATGAAAGACATATTCAAAAAATATTCAATAGACATATACATTTCACAGTGTAGTTCAATGTTTACGCCATTTTTCTGTAGTGGAAAAGTTACAGATCTTGATTCGGCAATAAAATCAAACACACAAATGTATTCAAAATTCTTTCAAGGGCTTTTAAATAAAGGTGTATATCCTCCAGCATCACAATTTGAAGCATGGTTTGTTTCAACAGCCCATTCACAGAAAGATATTGATGCTACTCTTGAGACAATTGAAAATGTTGCCAAAAATTTCTAA
- a CDS encoding AsnC family transcriptional regulator, producing MDKENKLKIDDLDIKLIKLLQEDIPLVERPFLEISKKLNITEKEVISWVKKSLNSGLMRRFGARISHRKIGINANPMIAWKIPESRVEECGNILAKNPDVTHCYERATSDEWPYNIYTMIHCKSKSEADKIAKSLSDQIKITDYILLYSIRELKKTHMAYFTDKKGK from the coding sequence ATGGACAAAGAAAATAAATTAAAGATAGACGATTTAGATATAAAACTTATAAAGCTTTTACAAGAAGATATTCCTTTAGTAGAAAGGCCTTTTTTAGAAATATCAAAGAAATTAAACATAACTGAAAAAGAAGTTATTTCCTGGGTCAAAAAGTCATTAAATAGTGGTCTGATGAGAAGATTTGGGGCAAGAATTAGCCATAGAAAGATAGGAATAAATGCGAACCCAATGATAGCATGGAAAATTCCAGAATCAAGAGTAGAAGAATGTGGTAATATCCTTGCAAAAAATCCAGATGTAACTCACTGCTATGAAAGGGCTACCTCAGATGAATGGCCATACAACATTTATACAATGATACATTGCAAAAGCAAGTCAGAAGCTGACAAAATTGCAAAAAGTCTATCAGATCAAATAAAAATAACTGATTATATCTTATTGTACAGCATAAGGGAGTTGAAAAAGACCCATATGGCTTATTTTACCGACAAAAAGGGTAAATAA
- a CDS encoding PLP-dependent cysteine synthase family protein — translation MNILANVGNTPLIKLGSFNDKNIFGKWEAKNPMGSIKDRAALNMIETAIKEGKITSETIVVEATSGNTGIGLAFVCAVKGIKLRIYLPEHMSEERKKILKAFGTQLILTPKNKGISGSVIAAKEFAKSSNAFYVDQFNNPSNAMAHYISTAPEIYRDMKGEIGAIVCPIGSAGTITGIGKFMKSINKEIKIIGVEPELSPTIKRGISAPHKIQGIAPGFVPGIYNPNVVDDIICVSDDEAYEMTRYLARKEGLFVGISSGASLAASLKLNVEKPIVAILPDTGERYLSVENLFNA, via the coding sequence TTGAACATATTAGCTAATGTTGGTAACACTCCCTTAATAAAGCTTGGTAGCTTTAATGATAAAAATATATTTGGCAAATGGGAAGCAAAAAATCCTATGGGTTCAATAAAGGATAGAGCAGCTCTAAATATGATAGAAACAGCAATCAAAGAGGGAAAAATTACCTCTGAAACGATAGTGGTAGAAGCTACATCTGGAAACACAGGAATAGGACTTGCTTTTGTCTGTGCAGTTAAGGGTATAAAATTAAGAATTTATCTCCCAGAACACATGAGCGAAGAGAGAAAAAAGATCTTAAAAGCATTTGGCACCCAATTGATTCTCACCCCAAAGAATAAGGGCATTTCAGGTTCTGTGATAGCTGCAAAAGAATTTGCAAAATCATCTAATGCTTTTTATGTTGATCAGTTCAACAATCCCTCCAACGCTATGGCACATTATATTAGCACTGCTCCAGAAATATATAGAGATATGAAAGGAGAAATTGGAGCTATCGTTTGTCCGATAGGAAGTGCGGGCACCATAACGGGCATTGGTAAATTTATGAAATCAATAAATAAGGAAATAAAGATAATAGGAGTAGAACCAGAGTTAAGCCCCACCATTAAAAGGGGCATTAGTGCACCTCATAAAATTCAAGGAATAGCGCCAGGTTTTGTTCCTGGCATATATAATCCTAATGTCGTTGACGACATTATATGCGTTTCAGATGATGAAGCATACGAAATGACTAGATATTTAGCTAGAAAAGAGGGTCTTTTTGTAGGCATATCATCAGGAGCAAGCTTAGCAGCATCGTTAAAACTCAATGTTGAAAAGCCAATAGTCGCAATACTCCCAGACACGGGGGAAAGGTATCTCTCAGTAGAAAATCTATTCAATGCATAG
- the tsaA gene encoding tRNA (N6-threonylcarbamoyladenosine(37)-N6)-methyltransferase TrmO: MKNKIECNFVPIGYVKNSSVSVPRHWSVSDIEGELVILPEYKDGIRDIKPKDKICVIFCFHKSPPFSQEKLIQSPPHIGIKMGVFSICSPYRPNPIGLSVLEVLDKSENIIKVKRLDMLDGTPILDIKPYVEYKEL; this comes from the coding sequence ATGAAAAATAAAATTGAATGCAACTTTGTGCCAATTGGCTATGTAAAAAATAGCTCTGTTAGCGTTCCCAGACATTGGAGCGTTTCTGATATTGAAGGAGAGCTGGTTATCTTACCTGAGTATAAAGATGGAATTAGGGATATAAAGCCAAAAGATAAGATATGTGTAATTTTTTGTTTTCACAAATCTCCTCCTTTTTCTCAAGAAAAACTTATTCAATCTCCACCTCATATAGGTATAAAAATGGGAGTATTCAGTATATGTTCACCATACAGGCCAAACCCAATAGGACTTTCTGTTCTTGAGGTCCTGGATAAATCAGAAAATATAATAAAAGTTAAAAGGCTTGATATGTTAGATGGCACGCCTATTTTGGACATAAAGCCTTATGTGGAGTATAAAGAATTATAA
- a CDS encoding Ldh family oxidoreductase: MKIRFDQKELVEWATQVLKKMSMSESDAKTTATILVKADLRGIETHGLARLPIYVERIKKGGINPKPNLKVLKETSVTTLIDADNAMGQVAGQFAMSKAIEKAHKTFVGISSVRKGNHFGIVAHYLEMALNNNMFGIATTNTSPLLAPFGGRKAILGTNPIAFGFPGGQFYPIILDMASSVTSRGRIKIAQLNNEKIPLTWAVDERGIPTDDPNEALKGALLPFGDHKGYGLAVIGDILSSVLSGAGYLIHTGELYKEPEKPQNLGFFMMAVKLEAFIDVDEFNQRITDFIKTIKESPKAEGTKEIFMPGEIEYIRESKNIKEGTPLGENVIKELKELGSSVGIEFNLAPKN, from the coding sequence TTGAAAATCAGATTTGATCAAAAAGAACTTGTAGAATGGGCAACACAAGTGTTAAAAAAAATGTCTATGTCTGAATCAGATGCAAAAACTACAGCCACAATCCTTGTAAAAGCAGATCTAAGAGGAATCGAAACACATGGTCTAGCAAGGTTACCTATCTATGTTGAAAGAATAAAAAAGGGGGGTATAAATCCAAAACCAAACTTAAAAGTTCTAAAAGAAACTTCAGTAACCACTTTAATTGACGCCGACAATGCAATGGGTCAAGTCGCAGGACAGTTCGCCATGTCAAAAGCAATTGAAAAAGCACATAAAACTTTTGTTGGTATTTCATCAGTTAGAAAGGGCAACCATTTTGGAATAGTTGCTCATTACCTTGAAATGGCATTAAATAATAATATGTTTGGTATAGCTACTACAAACACGTCTCCCCTCCTTGCTCCCTTTGGCGGCAGAAAGGCAATTCTTGGTACTAACCCAATTGCTTTCGGATTTCCAGGAGGACAATTTTACCCAATAATTCTGGACATGGCATCTTCGGTCACATCCAGAGGGAGGATAAAAATAGCACAGTTAAATAACGAAAAAATACCTCTTACTTGGGCTGTTGACGAAAGAGGAATTCCTACCGATGATCCAAACGAAGCCTTAAAGGGTGCCCTACTTCCATTTGGAGATCATAAAGGTTACGGTTTGGCTGTAATAGGGGATATTTTAAGCTCAGTATTAAGCGGTGCAGGATATCTCATTCATACTGGAGAACTTTATAAAGAACCAGAAAAACCTCAAAACTTAGGATTCTTTATGATGGCAGTAAAATTAGAAGCCTTTATAGATGTAGACGAATTCAATCAAAGAATAACAGATTTTATCAAGACAATTAAAGAATCTCCTAAAGCTGAAGGGACAAAAGAAATATTTATGCCAGGAGAAATTGAATATATAAGAGAATCAAAAAATATAAAAGAAGGAACCCCCTTAGGTGAAAACGTAATAAAAGAACTAAAAGAATTGGGAAGTTCAGTAGGAATAGAATTTAATTTAGCGCCAAAAAATTAG
- a CDS encoding tRNA 4-thiouridine(8) synthase ThiI encodes MHRAILLFSGGLDSLIAGRIIQDQNIEVIPIKFTTPFFEADERVKVYAREARLKEPIFFDVTDQFFNILKNPKYGFGKSLNPCIDCHKLMIEESIKLLKVFDASFVITGEVLGERPMSQNKRSLNLVAHNYSDLVLRPLSAKLLPETSIERSKIVNRELLEGISGRSRKKQKELARLLNIKKYPAPAGGCVLTEKQFGNKIKKLIDLGMLTADFCRLIKNSRVLFVEKYNNLLITGRCERENQMIQNFAEKFGISYFMPKNEKGSYLLPIKAAFSEEENIFYAKVTASFNDEKDNEVEIITSDHSQSYKVLALEREEINKFLFT; translated from the coding sequence ATGCATAGAGCAATACTTCTTTTTTCAGGAGGCTTAGACTCCCTGATTGCAGGGAGAATCATACAGGATCAAAATATTGAGGTAATTCCAATCAAGTTTACTACCCCTTTTTTTGAAGCTGACGAAAGAGTTAAGGTATACGCAAGAGAAGCAAGATTAAAAGAACCTATATTTTTTGACGTTACTGATCAATTTTTTAATATATTAAAGAATCCAAAATACGGTTTCGGAAAATCACTTAATCCTTGCATAGATTGTCATAAATTAATGATTGAAGAAAGCATAAAGTTGCTTAAAGTTTTTGACGCATCATTTGTTATAACCGGAGAAGTTTTAGGTGAAAGACCCATGTCTCAAAACAAAAGAAGTCTAAATTTAGTTGCACATAATTACTCGGATTTAGTATTAAGGCCACTTTCAGCTAAGCTATTGCCAGAAACCAGCATTGAAAGGTCTAAAATTGTAAACAGAGAACTTCTCGAAGGCATTTCAGGAAGATCGAGAAAAAAACAGAAAGAACTCGCAAGGCTTTTAAACATAAAGAAATATCCCGCACCAGCTGGCGGCTGCGTTCTCACAGAAAAGCAATTTGGAAATAAGATTAAGAAATTAATTGACCTGGGTATGTTAACAGCAGATTTTTGCAGGCTGATAAAAAATTCAAGGGTGCTCTTTGTTGAAAAGTATAATAACCTCCTGATAACTGGTCGTTGTGAAAGAGAAAATCAAATGATCCAGAATTTTGCTGAAAAGTTTGGAATATCTTATTTTATGCCAAAAAATGAGAAAGGGAGCTATCTTTTGCCCATAAAAGCAGCATTTAGTGAAGAGGAGAATATTTTCTACGCAAAAGTTACTGCCTCATTCAATGATGAAAAAGATAATGAAGTCGAAATCATCACCTCTGATCACAGCCAGAGCTATAAAGTTTTGGCTCTAGAAAGAGAAGAAATAAATAAATTCTTATTTACTTAG
- a CDS encoding ExbD/TolR family protein: MHNPNHDDEIAEINVVPLVDVVLVILIIFLVTATLIAQGAIPIDLPQAKTAVIKEELKDIPLTIKSDGTMFINEDKTDPKLITETLRTLKANNPNIIIKIRADKNTQFGYVVKAIDACRAAGIERYNIETLKDERI, encoded by the coding sequence ATGCACAACCCAAATCATGACGACGAAATAGCAGAAATAAACGTTGTCCCATTGGTAGATGTGGTTTTGGTCATACTTATAATATTCTTGGTTACTGCTACCCTGATAGCCCAGGGGGCCATCCCGATTGATTTGCCACAGGCTAAGACTGCAGTTATAAAGGAAGAGCTTAAGGATATCCCGCTTACCATAAAAAGTGATGGGACGATGTTTATAAATGAAGATAAAACTGACCCAAAATTGATTACTGAAACGCTAAGAACTCTTAAGGCAAATAACCCAAATATAATAATAAAAATTCGTGCTGACAAAAATACTCAGTTTGGCTATGTTGTAAAGGCTATTGATGCGTGTAGGGCTGCTGGGATAGAAAGATACAACATAGAAACGCTTAAGGACGAAAGGATTTGA
- a CDS encoding bile acid:sodium symporter family protein, producing the protein MEFFERVSNWITKLFPLWVVIFAVVAFLFPEPFKPYGSWIPWLLGIIMLGMGLTLTLDDFKLVLTRPLDILLGVLIRYFVMPGVALSVALLLRLPPELAAGLILVGCCPSGTASNVMTFLSKGDTALSVTVSSVNTFLAPLLTPIIFLFLAGKFIPIDPGGLFIDILKIVLLPIAIGIMLRMTIPNFIKKIITIIPVISVVSIIAIIAIVVGLSAAKLATVALIAFVAVILHNSLGLSLGYWIARGARMPHYKAKAIAFEVGMENSALAVALAIAHLNPVAALPGAIFSVWHNLSGSTLAGYWGARDKNTKY; encoded by the coding sequence ATGGAATTTTTTGAAAGGGTTTCCAATTGGATCACAAAGCTATTTCCATTGTGGGTTGTAATTTTTGCTGTTGTTGCGTTTTTATTTCCTGAACCTTTTAAGCCTTATGGTTCCTGGATTCCATGGCTTTTGGGGATAATAATGCTTGGTATGGGACTAACTCTGACTCTGGATGACTTTAAATTAGTTCTTACCAGACCTCTTGATATATTATTAGGCGTTTTAATTAGATACTTTGTGATGCCTGGCGTTGCGCTTTCTGTTGCGCTGCTTCTTAGACTTCCTCCCGAACTCGCTGCTGGCTTGATTCTTGTAGGATGCTGCCCAAGCGGCACAGCGTCAAACGTAATGACATTTCTTTCTAAAGGCGATACAGCACTTTCTGTTACAGTGTCAAGCGTAAATACATTTTTAGCTCCACTTCTTACTCCAATTATTTTTTTATTCCTTGCAGGCAAATTTATCCCTATAGATCCAGGTGGTCTTTTTATTGATATTTTAAAGATAGTACTTTTGCCTATTGCAATTGGAATAATGCTTAGAATGACTATACCTAACTTTATTAAAAAAATAATCACAATAATCCCTGTCATTTCAGTAGTCAGCATAATAGCTATAATAGCTATTGTTGTAGGTTTAAGTGCTGCAAAACTAGCAACAGTAGCACTGATAGCTTTTGTTGCAGTAATTCTGCATAACTCACTCGGTCTTAGTCTTGGATATTGGATAGCAAGAGGAGCCAGAATGCCTCACTACAAAGCGAAGGCCATTGCTTTTGAGGTGGGTATGGAAAACTCAGCTCTCGCTGTCGCTCTTGCAATTGCACATCTAAATCCTGTAGCAGCACTACCTGGTGCAATATTTAGTGTGTGGCACAACCTCTCAGGTTCTACTCTTGCAGGATACTGGGGTGCAAGAGATAAAAACACAAAATACTAA
- a CDS encoding peptide-binding protein has product MTRRSFLAFLTLSGFSLVSGCSTVNLPKDSLVLSLGSDPVTLNPILASDSASLSVIDFLFNGIIRVDEDQKIQPDLAESIKILNNGLVYRIVLRKDVYFHDGVRLTADDVVFTYEKILDPKTNTVRRSDMVVDNVPIKVIKVDNFTLDFVLPGVFSPFISNLGIGILPKHILENQDINTSDFNRMPIGTGPFIMKKWQVADKILLESNKRYYRGKPLLNSLIMKIIPDSSSQVFSYETGDIDMVDLRPKDVAWIKEDPTSTVVSYPIKAYTYLGFNLKNRLFEDRNVRVAIAHAIDKDALVKAVLMGYGGVLNYPTCPLDWSYPEGLWYPEYNPEKADEILDSAGWKRGSNGLRYKNNQPFRFTCLIRQGSKDREMAGVIIQQYLEKRGIKMDLVTLEWSSLLQRLTSEKKDFDATIMGWGLGIDPDPYGIWYSKEYPNGFNLNGYNNPEVDRLIILGRQTIDQEKRKKIYRKVYKIIVQDQPYVFLWYPKSIVAYRNWVKGLSKPNPSGLIVYPERIYVERIRG; this is encoded by the coding sequence TTGACTAGAAGGAGTTTTTTGGCTTTTCTAACTCTATCTGGATTTTCTCTTGTTTCAGGTTGTTCTACAGTAAATCTTCCCAAGGATAGTCTGGTTTTGTCGTTGGGAAGTGACCCTGTAACCCTTAATCCTATACTTGCTTCTGATTCGGCATCCCTTTCTGTTATAGATTTTCTTTTCAATGGAATTATAAGAGTTGATGAGGATCAAAAGATCCAACCGGATTTGGCTGAAAGTATAAAGATTTTAAATAATGGTTTGGTATATAGAATTGTTTTGAGAAAGGACGTTTATTTTCATGACGGCGTTAGATTAACTGCTGATGATGTCGTTTTTACATATGAAAAAATTCTTGATCCAAAAACAAATACTGTTAGAAGATCTGATATGGTCGTTGACAACGTGCCGATAAAGGTTATAAAGGTTGATAATTTTACTTTGGATTTTGTTTTGCCTGGAGTCTTTTCCCCATTTATATCTAATTTAGGAATTGGAATATTACCCAAACATATACTGGAGAATCAAGATATAAATACATCAGATTTTAATAGAATGCCAATTGGGACGGGACCCTTTATTATGAAAAAATGGCAGGTTGCTGACAAAATATTACTTGAATCGAATAAAAGATATTACAGGGGAAAGCCACTATTAAATTCTTTAATTATGAAAATAATTCCTGATAGTAGTTCTCAAGTCTTTTCTTATGAAACTGGAGACATAGATATGGTTGATCTTAGACCAAAGGATGTGGCGTGGATAAAAGAAGATCCAACAAGTACAGTTGTTTCTTATCCAATAAAAGCCTATACTTATTTGGGGTTTAACCTAAAAAATAGATTGTTCGAAGACAGAAATGTAAGAGTAGCAATTGCTCATGCAATCGATAAAGATGCGCTTGTAAAAGCAGTCTTGATGGGTTATGGTGGAGTACTTAACTATCCAACATGTCCTCTTGATTGGTCTTATCCTGAAGGGTTATGGTATCCGGAATATAATCCTGAGAAAGCAGACGAAATTCTTGATAGTGCTGGCTGGAAAAGAGGTTCTAATGGTTTAAGGTATAAAAATAATCAACCATTCAGATTTACCTGTCTTATAAGACAGGGCAGCAAAGATAGAGAAATGGCTGGAGTTATTATTCAACAATATCTTGAAAAAAGAGGAATAAAGATGGACCTGGTTACCTTAGAATGGAGCAGTCTTTTACAAAGATTGACATCAGAAAAAAAGGATTTTGATGCCACAATAATGGGTTGGGGTTTGGGCATTGATCCAGATCCATATGGAATATGGTATTCGAAAGAATATCCTAATGGGTTTAATCTAAATGGTTATAATAATCCAGAAGTGGATAGATTAATTATATTAGGTAGGCAAACAATTGATCAAGAAAAAAGAAAGAAGATTTATAGAAAAGTATATAAGATTATAGTTCAAGATCAGCCATATGTATTTCTTTGGTATCCAAAAAGTATTGTAGCTTACAGAAATTGGGTAAAGGGGCTTTCTAAACCGAACCCTTCTGGGCTTATTGTTTATCCAGAGAGAATATATGTAGAAAGGATTAGGGGTTAG